The sequence TATGCACTCTCATATACCGAAAAGGCCTATTTGGCAGACGATATCCTTTTGGAAGGGCTCAAAAAGAACCCTAATAACATTGATTTGCTCATTCCGCTGGCGGAATACTACAAAGGTACGGGAAAGACGGAAGAAGCCCGAAAATACTACGAAATGGCCCTCACAGAGGCACAAAAGGCAGGCAATACCGCTTTAGTGGAACTACTCAAATCCGAACTCAACACCCTCTAATCGCAGATACAACCGAGGCCTTGCCTCGGTTGTATCAGTTGTGGTGTTGTGTATAATAAAAGCAATGAGTATACGACCGGTGCCATTTTTAGTTGGTGAATATTACCACCTCTATAATAGAGGGAATGACAAAAGAATAATTTTTCTTGACGGTCATGATTTCAAACGTTTTATGTTGTTGCTTTATATATGCAACAGCACAGACCCGTTTCATATGGCTAGTTTTTCAACCGAGGCCTTGCCTCGGTTGAAATTTTTTCTGTAAAAAGAACGAATACTCTGGTTGATATTGGCGTGTATTGCTCTATGCCAAATCATTTTCACATTCTTGTACACGAAAAAACAGAAGGCGGGATAAGTGTATTCATGCAGAAGTTATCCACAGCGTATTCAATGTATTTTAATAAACGTTATGGAAGAAGCGGTTCGTTATTTGAGGGGAAATTCAAGGCGAAACATATTGATAATGAGCCATATTTCAATTGGGTTTTTTCATACATTCACCTAAACCCCGTGAAATTGGTTGAACCAACATGGAAAGAGAATGGAATTGGCAATCCGGATCAGGCAA comes from Patescibacteria group bacterium and encodes:
- a CDS encoding transposase — protein: MFSVKRTNTLVDIGVYCSMPNHFHILVHEKTEGGISVFMQKLSTAYSMYFNKRYGRSGSLFEGKFKAKHIDNEPYFNWVFSYIHLNPVKLVEPTWKENGIGNPDQAKKFMNEYHYSSYHDYFIGDRPESAVLNKDAFPEHFGQMNDFQNLIEQFKTGIQQY